A genomic segment from Papilio machaon chromosome 20, ilPapMach1.1, whole genome shotgun sequence encodes:
- the LOC106718804 gene encoding uncharacterized protein LOC106718804 isoform X6 produces the protein MFKVSVRIGKFTTFSVRRIMKGAGIILICALTLVKGNLIDINKNGCPLDYTIERLLEHEDCNKFYQCTIGELVEHTCPKDLLFNIEKNECDWPENVICGDRVIPDKDEGNQDADGDANGGNCNPSEAPSICATEGSDDILIAHENCNQFYKCLQGVPVPLKCASNLLYNPNKEICDRPENVSCGDRIKPDCDFNDGNDEQVGDDGAEIDDEGNCNCDPGEAASICAAPDTDSMLIAHENCNKFYICAHGNPIAMSCPADLLYDPYREQCWYPEEVDCGDRVIPEDNGNGEGGGGGSGGGGGGGGGGGGGGGGGDGGGSGGGGGGGGGGGGGGGGGGGGGGGGTCNCNPGEAPSICAAPDSDGVIVAHENCNQFYICAHGVPVAMRCPGNLLYDPYKEQCWYPEEVDCGDRVIPEDNGNGEGGGGGGGGGGGGGGGGGGNGTCNCNPGEAPSICAAPDSDGVIVAHENCNQFYICAHGVPVAMRCPGNLLYDPYREQCWYPEEVDCGDRVIPEDNGNGEGGGEGGGGGGGGGGNGTCNCNPGEAPSICAAPDSDGVIVAHENCNQFYICAHGVPVAMRCPGNLLYDPYREQCWYPEEVDCGDRVIPEDNGNGEGGGEGGGGGGGGGGGNGTCNCNPGEAPSICAAPDSDGVLIAHENCNQFYMCAHGVSVAMRCPGNLLYDPYREQCWYSEEVDCGDRVIPENNGNGDGSGGGGNGDGDGGGNGGGGDSGGAGGGNGTCNCNPAEAPSICMRTDSDGILVAHENCNQFYKCAHGVPVALSCPGNLFYDPYREQCWYSNEVDCGDRIMPEQNDNGSGDGCHCSPREAPSICRSEGSDGILIAHENCRKFYLCSNNVPIEMHCPANLLYDPYVERCGFPEDVLCGERVV, from the exons GCGCCGGGATCATATTGATCTGCGCATTAACACTTGTAAAAggaaatttaattgatataaacaaaaatggatGTCCATTGGATTACACCATAGAACGTTTACTTGAGCATGAAGATTGTAATAAGTTCTATCAATGCACAATAGGAGAGTTAGTAGAACACACATGTCCTAAAGATTTACTTttcaacattgaaaaaaacGAATGCGATTGGCCCGAAAATGTAATTTGCGGTGACAGAGTCATACCAGATAAGGACGAAGGCAATCAAGATGCGGATGGTGACGCAAATGGTGGAAATTGCAATCCCAGCGAAGCTCCGAGCATTTGTGCTACCGAAGGTTCTGACGACATTTTAATAGCTCATGAGAACTGCAATcaattttacaaatgtttgcAAGGAGTACCTGTCCCATTAAAGTGTGCGTCAAATCTGTTGTACAACCCTAATAAGGAGATATGTGATCGGCCAGAAAATGTAAGTTGTGGAGACAGAATAAAACCAGACTGTGATTTTAACGATGGCAATGACGAACAAGTTGGAGATGACGGAGCTGAAATTGACGATGAGGGAAACTGCAACTGTGACCCCGGAGAAGCAGCATCGATTTGTGCAGCACCAGATACAGATAGTATGTTGATAGCCCACgaaaactgtaataaattctatatttGTGCACACGGTAACCCCATTGCAATGTCATGCCCAGCAGATCTTTTATACGATCCCTACAGAGAGCAATGTTGGTATCCTGAAGAGGTCGATTGTGGGGATAGAGTAATCCCTGAAGACAATGGAAATGGCGAAGGCGGCGGCGGTGGCAGTGGAGGCGGCGGTGGAGGCGGTGGAGGTGGCGGTGGCGGTGGAGGCGGTGGTGATGGTGGGGGAAGTggaggaggaggaggtggAGGCGGTGGAGGAGGCGGTGGAGGTGGCGGCGGAGGAGGCGGCGGAGGTGGCGGCACCTGTAACTGCAACCCTGGCGAAGCACCTTCTATTTGCGCTGCTCCAGACTCCGACGGTGTAATAGTAGCCCACGAAAACTGTAACCAATTCTACATATGCGCCCACGGTGTACCGGTAGCGATGCGTTGCCCAGGCAATCTCCTATACGATCCATACAAAGAGCAATGTTGGTATCCTGAAGAGGTCGATTGTGGCGATAGAGTAATCCCTGAAGACAATGGAAATGGCGAAGGCGGCGGCGGAGGAGGCGGtggaggcggcg GAGGAGGCGGCGGCGGAGGTGGTAACGGCACCTGTAACTGCAACCCTGGCGAAGCACCTTCTATTTGCGCTGCTCCAGACTCCGACGGTGTCATAGTAGCCCACGAAAACTGTAACCAATTCTATATATGCGCCCACGGTGTACCGGTAGCGATGCGTTGCCCCGGCAATCTCCTATACGATCCCTACAGAGAGCAATGTTGGTATCCTGAAGAGGTCGATTGTGGGGATAGAGTAATCCCTGAAGACAATGGAAATGGCGAAGGCGGCGGCGAAG gAGGCGGTGGAG GCGGCGGCGGAGGTGGTAACGGCACCTGTAACTGCAACCCTGGCGAAGCACCTTCTATTTGCGCTGCTCCAGACTCCGACGGTGTCATAGTAGCCCACGAAAACTGTAACCAATTCTATATATGCGCCCACGGTGTACCGGTAGCGATGCGTTGCCCCGGCAATCTCCTATACGATCCCTACAGAGAGCAATGTTGGTATCCTGAAGAGGTCGATTGTGGGGATAGAGTAATCCCTGAAGACAATGGAAATGGCGAAGGCGGCGGCGAAGGCGGCGGCGGAGGAGGCG GCGGCGGAGGTGGTAACGGCACCTGTAACTGCAACCCTGGCGAAGCACCTTCTATTTGCGCTGCTCCAGACTCCGACGGGGTATTAATAGCCCACGAAAACTGTAACCAATTCTACATGTGCGCCCACGGTGTATCGGTAGCGATGCGTTGCCCCGGCAATCTCCTATATGATCCCTACAGAGAGCAATGTTGGTATTCTGAAGAGGTCGATTGTGGGGATAGAGTAATCCCTGAAAACAATGGAAATGGTGATGGCAGCGGCGGTGGTGGCAATGGCGATGGCGATGGCGGAGGCAATGGAGGAGGTGGAGACAGTGGAGGTGCTGGAGGTGGGAATGGCACCTGTAACTGCAATCCAGCTGAAGCGCCATCGATTTGCATGAGGACGGATTCTGACGGTATATTAGTAGCACACGAAAACTGTAATCAATTTTACAAATGCGCTCACGGTGTACCTGTAGCATTGTCTTGTCCAGGAAATCTGTTTTACGACCCGTACAGAGAGCAATGTTGGTATTCAAACGAAGTAGACTGTGGAGATAGAATAATGCCAGAACAGAACGACAACGGCAGCGGCGACGGCTGCCACTGTTCTCCCCGTGAAGCACCATCTATTTGTCGGTCAGAAGGCTCCGATGGAATTTTAATTGCACATGAAAATTGTCGTAAATTCTATTTGTGTTCCAACAATGTCCCGATTGAAATGCATTGTCCTGCCAATCTATTATACGATCCATATGTAGAAAGATGCGGCTTCCCAGAAGACGTTCTCTGTGGTGAGAGAGTTGTTTAA